In Mytilus edulis chromosome 3, xbMytEdul2.2, whole genome shotgun sequence, the genomic window aattcgaTACCCAGAACAATCTTACGATAAACAATCTAATGTGCTACTATGAGAGAAAACGGGAAGCATATTACTTTTCTGGTGCTGTTATAAGCACTAATATTTATACTTATCGCAGTTTATTCACATTTTGCTATGTTGTTTTGTGGAATATATACAATTTCACACTAATCGAGTGAGATGGGTTTTTTGTTAAGTCGAGTAGAAAAAAAAGTTTGACTTCGTCATTAACGTTGCTTAGGAAATGAACGATACAGATTATCAATAGTCTTTTAAACACGATATTTGTTTTCGCAGGTACTTATCAGTTTAAGCTTGTCGCCTGTCAAAGATGTTTTACCTGAAGAAAAATCTCGTTTAAAAAAGGTTCATGGTGTTGGACCAAAATCTAGAATTGCAATGAAGGCTACAGATAAGATAAGAACCGTTATACCGACGCATCCGATGTAAAACGACGATTTCCTCGAATCTGATGCGCTTATGTGTCGTCTTTTATATGATGATAGCGTCTTCTTATCTAATCTTAATGGAGTATTCGGGATACTAGTGGGTGGACGGTCTGATTGACTGTTTGAACCAACATTCGTAGTCGATAGTTGTGTTGAAACGCCAGTTATCCGCCTGGTTGTTGTTTGAAAATTGTCTGTAACagaaaaatatatgtaaacaCAATCCTAAAATGTAAtagcaaataaaaacaaatttataacttTAATTAAAATGTGGAAGTCCATGACACTGAAAGAAACCAACGCTCGACTATATAAAAATCAACAGATAAAAGACCAGAAACTGCTATCATATTCAAGATACTAATCAATTCAGTTTAATTACTTACATAAAGTTAACATATTTGAGGTGTCGAGCTAGACAcaacataaacaattaaaaaatgataTCAAGTATTTCGAATGCAATTTTTCACAATAGTTAAACTGTACTAAATCAAAGATAAATGAAAACTAAAATGATTCGATTGTGCATTGAATTAGTATGGTTCTACAATAACATATAAATTCCAAAGTCCTGTATTCTGCGACGTGTGCAGTTCACAAAAttatcttaaatttattcttttcAATTGATTTACTTAACGCTTAAAGatgtaaaacttttaaaatgaaataataattggACGGATAGTCaatacacacataccaaataatATCCATGCCATTGATGTATTGGcaacattttttaatattcatataaaagtataacaaaattcCAAATTGGTTTAATATCTACTTAGCATATATAAGCGTTATCGAAATAACATTAACTAACAATTATAGTTTAATAAAGGACTTAAGTAATTATAACGGCACTACAGACCTGACGATCGATTTGAATACTGGAGATATGTATTGGTAGaaaattatacaaacaaataaaaaaacgttTCTTCAAATGgaaacaataatacaaaaaaagttCCATTTTGGAAGAGATTATCGAATTCGATTATTGTTTATGACATATGAAAATTCACTTTAGGAATATCTAGCCCGTATATATCAATGCTGTTTTGTAAAGTTGGAATTTTGTGTCGTTAAAAATGACGTTTCTTGAGCATTTCtgtgtacattatatatatatatgtgtgtgataattatttctttaaaaaaaaatgataaaaatatcaacGATCGATTGAGAAGAAAAACTAATGTTCCTTACACAAACTTATTTCACACAGtgttaaaatgaagaaaaaaatgtatcacatgtaagaaaaattattattataatacatgTTGAAATAGGGTCttgtgaaagttttttttttcttaaatgcaGGAATTGTAATATTTCAAATTAGAATGAATATCATAAATTTTCTACaatatcaaataaaggcaatagtagtttaccgctaatcgaaagtcataaatcgattaagagaaaacaaactcgggttacaaactaaaaccgagtgaaaccttagtttcttgataatttcattatttatatacgGACAAATGTAGTAAACCTATAAAGCGCTTTGGACGCTcttgatttgaatatttttcgTTTATTCTTATTTTACTTTATGAATTTCATTGCTCAGGGATTATTAGTCCTCGATTGTTCTATCATAGAAAATCCTGTCAGTGACAAGTTTTTAAATCAACTTAGAATAAGCTGGCATCAAATGGTTATATTCTTTCTCTGTTTGCTCTTCATAGACGACGTCATATATTGATATACACCTAACTACATAATGACAGTTCGGGCGATCTAGATGAACATATGTCGCATAAGAGATGTGGACTCAACAAATCTACGGATTGTTATTTTTCAAATctaagaaattttttttaaaaacagacaTTTTAAGGAAAACTCATGATTTGTAGTTTTGAATAAACTTCgacagtgtttgtaaacattatttgttttgagaaaatccaaacattttaagaaaaacagtGATTCTGACAGTATAACTCAATCAATACATAATAATGCCATTGCAACGAAACGTAATAATCAAGAGTTGTAAATGTGTGTTGGGTTCCTGGAAAAAAACCTGAATATTACAAAGTTTCCTGAGCTATGTCAGATGAGTTCGGAGAAAAGCAACCTGGGATTTGTGAAAAGATGTAATGTGATAAAGTAGTTGACATGACCTTAggaaaaccatatatattttgaaaatcaataacctacatgtagttattttttttaatgttattgcaCGATTCACATTATATTCATTTCaaacaaatgaaacaaatcacaaaaaagaaatttataagtAAAAAGCATGTATGCATAAACGTACGACAAATTGTGATGTTCGAAACTGCACTTTTTACTGAAATTgtctttaataataataataataataataataataataataataataataataataataataataataataataataataataataataataataataataataataataataataaaaataagcgACGActtaaagaaaaacttgatttgtttaattctgtatttgatttaggGACAATAAAATTACCTGATGACCAAAGTCGATTATTATACGACTGTTTACTATTTGTAGGCACACTAAGATTGGATAAATATGTTGGTACCAGTTCTTGTTTTGACTTAATCATTAATAATGACTTGTTGTAACTACATGTAATCTCTTAGTAACGGGAACAATTCcagaataattaaataattcaataGATGGTCTACGAATACTGTGTTCGGTTAGAATAATTATAGCTGCCTTTGTTTGCAATTTTAGTAAACTGTCAACTAAAAACTTGTTCCAGTTTTCCCATACTGAACAGCAGTAATCAAAATGTGAAAGAATatacacattaaataaaatataatttgtagGGCATTAATTGATATATTTGCAATGTGTCATTGCACATGACAGACAGTTTTTATCTTGAACCTATACACATTGTCTTAGTGTCGGacacattaacatgattaactgcCATTTTTTTCATCAACCCAATTACAAATATTTTCTCATACAACATTGAGCGCCTGACATATaaactttttggtttttttttcatttacagagATAGTACTATCACCAGCAAAAAGAGCAGTATTATAATAAGGATTACGTAAAGACAAATTATTAAGAAATATTAAGAATAATATAGGAcctacagatgggtgcagtcctaacctgtacagcaagttaacttgataaccagtcatttggactggtcaaagttaacctgtgaccaaatttaggactgctctgaccagtcctaggaccaaaatctagttaacttgaaaatcggacttggtcctaggactgtttttatgtctgccaaaaagttaacttcgaaacaggtccgctattgatataagttaacttcgaaccagtcctgccgtaaagttaacataagttaacttcgaaaccagtcctgccataaagttaacataagttaacttcgagaccagtcctgccacaaagttaacttttgctttgacaaatccgatcgaaaccagacctgttcccaagttaacttttgactggtctgctcagcactaagttaacttgtaaccaggaccgctctacatcgatttttaaaaaacatttttaatatctttgtttcgtagtataaacatcgaaaataaagtaaaactaatacttctgttttataaacaggatttaatacaaatatttgaaaataaagttcgcataaaacgttgcttgaaacacaaatatatctgtgatctgccaatctataaattaaaaacgatcttggttacaatgataacgggcactgaatatatattccaatacctatcaaattcaaccatatttgcactttatttatatgtatatctatgaaaggaCTTATTTTAGAGGAAAACATCATTTTAacacatgactacaaatttttgttcgcataaatttagggtgccagcatatgtcctccttttattaaaaatattgatgcataaaagAATTTAGTtacgttttgatacctcatgctgacttgtacaacaaaattatttgactgcgttgaccaaaactgaccatgtgtgcacttttatttataaatctatatacctgcatagtaaatcatccatattttttcaaatttttgttcgcataaatttagggtaccagcatgtcctccttttattcaaaattttgatacataacaaaatttcaggagttttgatacctcatactgacttgtacaacaaaattatttgactgcatcaactaaaagtgaccatatgtgcactttaatttgtaaatctatataccagcatagtaaatcagccatatttgttatgtcaggattcaatgtatattacaatggacagcaatattgctatacaataacaacaattttttgtttgcataaatttagggtgccagcatatgtcctccttttattcaaaatattgatacgtaacaaaatttcagtagttttgatacctcttgctgacttgtgcaacaaaattatttgaccgtgttgaccaaaactgaccatatgtgcacttttttttataaatctatatacccgcatagtaaatcagccatattttttcaaatttttgtttgcataaatttagggtaccagcatgtcctccttttattcaaaatttttatacgtaacaaaatttcagtagttttgatacctcttgctgacttgtgcaacaaaattatttgaccgtgttgaccaaaactgaccatatgtgcacttttttttataaatctatatacccgcatagtaaatcagccatattttttcaaatttttgtttgcataaatttagggtaccagcatgtcctccttttattcaaaattttgatacgtaacaaaatttcagtagttttgatacctcatactgacttgtacaacaaaattatttgactgcatcaactaaaaatgaccatatgtgccctttaatttgtaaatctatataccagcatagtaaatcagccatatttgttatgtcaggattcaatgtatattacaatggacagcaatattgctatacaataacaacaattttttgtttgtataaatttagggtgccagcatatgtcctccttttattcaaaatattgatacgtaacaaaatttcagtagttttgatacctcttgctgacttgtgcaacaaaattatttgaccgtgttgaccaaaactgaccatgtgtgcacttttttttataaatctatatacccgcatacatattaaatcagccatattttttcaaatttttgttcgcataaatttagggtgccagcatgtcctccttttattcaaaattttgatacgtaacaaaatttcagtagttttgatacctcatgttgacttgtacaacaaaattatttgactgcatcaactaaaactgaccatatgtgcactttaatttgtaaatctatataccagcatagtaaatcagccatatttgttatgtcaggattcaatgtatattacaatggacagcaatattgctatacaataacaacaattttttgtttgcataaatttagggtgcaagcatatgtcctccttttattcaaaatattgatacgtaacaaaatttcagtagttttgatacctcttgctgacttgtgcaacaaaattatttgaccgtgttgaccaaaactgaccatatgtgcacttttttttataaatctatataccatgtatacccgcatagtaaatcatccatattttttcaaatttttgttcgcataaatttagggtaccagcatgtcctccttttattcataattttgatacataacaaaatttcaggagttttgatacctcatactgacttgtacaacaaaattatttgactgtttATATCAACAGATAATGGACAACCCAAATACCCAACTTTTCTATAGACTAATCAATAGGAACCGTAGCAGCCAACAAACTTCTACAAACTGCTTAAAAATCAATGGGGAATTGAATTTCATACCAGAAGATCAAAGAAGAAGTTTTGCATCCTACTACGAGGACCTGAGTGTCCCAAAGGAAGAGTTATTTGACAATAACTATCTCAACCTATGTAAAATCAGACAGCAGCTATATGAACAAGCAATGGACCAAAGTACTGTGGAACCAGAACTCTTTACAGATACAGAAGTCATGAAAGCAATAGATGAGCTTAATACCAAAAAAAGTGCTGATGAATTTGGGATATCAGCTGAACATCTAAAGTACTCCAAAACTACTATTACCCCTGCATTaacatcaatttttaacaacatcCTACTGAATAAAGCAGTACCAACAGCATTTACTTTTGGCCTACTTACTCCAgtactgaaaaaaacaaaaagatccaACTATCATGGGGAACTATCGTGGTATAACAGTCACAGCTACTATTGGAAAAACCTTTGAATATGCTTTTATAGAAAAACTAAAtctaaaatcaaaaacattgctACAGTTCGGATTTACAGAAGGATTGTCACCAATAATGTCAAGTCTGCTTATATCTGAAGCCCGCTATGAAATCAAAAAGTCAACTGAAAAATTTTATATATCTGTTCTAGATGTTCAGTCAGCATTTGATGTTGTCCAGCATATAGTTCTTATGGACAAGGCCATTGATCAGAATATTCACCCCACCTATTGGAAGATCCTAACAGAACTATATAATGGGCTTAGCTCCAAAGTAAAATGGCTAGATGGGGTAAGCGAATCCTTCACAATAAAACAAGGAGTTAGACAAGGTGGGATACTCTCTACTcatctatataaaatatttgtgcAGGATTTGTTAGTTGAGCTAGAGCAGAATTCCCTGGGTTATCATCTAGGAGACATCTATATAGGAGCACCAACCTGTGCCGATGATATCGCCTTCATCTCAAATAATGAGCATGAGCTCCAAATAATGTTGAATGTTATAGACAGGTATGCAAAGGAACATCATTACAAAATACATCCTACAAAAACTGAAATAATCGATTGCTCAAAAATTAAAACTGATTACAACTGGACTATGGAtggtaaaaaagtaaaaaccacTGACTGCAGTGAACATCTAGGAGTAAAAAGAACAGATGGTTCAGAAAATAACTTCAACGTAAAAGACAGAATTCAAACAGCAAGAAGAACAAGGTATGCTCTTATGGGATCTGGAGTACATGGCACCAATGGACTCAACCCAGAAATCTCCTACCAAATTTATAGAACATATGTTATACCAAGATTAATATATGGATTAGAGGTACTTCCATTAACAAAATCTAATCTTGAAGATCTAGAGAAATTTCACAGGAAGAATTTGAGACACCTACAGTCCTTACCAGAAAGGACATCAAATGCTGCTGTCCTACTGTTTTTGGGAGCCTTGCCGATAGAAGCTGAAATACATAAGAGACAACTATCACTACTATATTCCATTATAACATGTGACAATACCAAAATCAAAGATGTCATGAACAGACAGATAGCTACCAATTTCGATAACAAGAAAAGTTTCTTCAGCAAAATACTGAACATTTTAGAGTTATACAGTCTACCTTCAATCAACATACTTCAAAATAGCACACCCAAAAAAAATGCATGGAAGGAAGAAATCAATAGACAAATTCACAAATTTTGGAATGGTAAATTAAAATCTGATGCTTTCAATAAAACCAGTCTTAAATATGTCTGCATAGATAATTTGGAAATAGGAAAAACAGCACATGTATGGAAGCTAAAAAATCAACCCAGAAttgagataagaaaatccattGTGAAATCCAGAATGATGACTGGAACTTATATATTGCAATCAGACAAACATAAGTTCACACATTTCTCAACAGAAGCAACATGTCAACTGTGCCATACAGAAAGTGAAGACATAGTACACATGATAACCACCTGTCCTGTACTAAGCACTATAAGAGagaaatattttatagatataaaaaaagtcaTTCTGGATAGCTGTGGTCCTGCAAAATGGAATACATACTGCAACAATAAGATGGAAATTACACGTCTGATATTAGACTGGAGCAATTTTAAAGAATCCCTTAGTATAGGAATGGAACTGGCAGAAAAATTAGAGCAGAAAGCTAGAAACCTACTATTCCAACTACATATCAAGAGAATTGAAATATTAGATGCACGGAACATCAAATAATATTGTGTAAAACCAAAGTGTACAGGTATATGAACAATTATACTGTGTATTAATATTCAATATTCAGTGGTTAGTGAAGAAGCAAAAACGGATAaatgtttatacatatataagaactgttttattaaaaaatgttaaacatggagaaacaaatatattcaaattCTCATTACATGGACTAGAGATAGACGATTCAAATAAATGTGTTAGTAAAGGAGACAAAAGGAGGATATTCATCAAGTTGAATTGATAATCACCCGAATGCGAGTTCAGCTCTAAATAATGAgtataatttaaatttacaatCTCTATAAAATGAGAATTGCTAtcatataattaaaacaattaaaattaatgaCAAGCTCCTGtattataaatgataattttatatgatgccaaaatatttttaaccacATTTTCCACTTAAAACAAAGTAAATTTATTACATGATACTGAACCTAAGAATAAGAACTTTGTTTTTAATGActgtcttattttattttattttttagctttTTAATTAGATAAAAGATTCTAGTTTTTATCAATGAAATTCCACATCGCCAGTCAAGAAAATTGATGTTCACAATTATGagatattttatcatattaaaattgatgcaatatatatttttactttttaaaatacatacttgatccttttaaaataattaagtaacctcattttagaaaattaatgtATAACTCTATCCTTTtataaaaaatggaattatatatatatataactactaTCACTATAGAcacttattttgtttttgtacaacttttaaatattgtatggttaagttttaaaacaaaaacatgtatataagaCCCTCACATGTAAATACTGCTATGGTGCACATTTcctttattataataaaaataaaataaaaagatacaaaataaaacaatctgtatatatatataaaaacaacctATAAATGAAAGAAAACCTCCTACATAGTGTGCTGTACATAGTTATCTACATACAACcagaaaaaatctttcaaaatttacCCCAAATActctaataatatatatattagagGTGTTCCTATTTAAAGGAAGCTAATAcagagaagaagaagaagcaTCAACTAAaagtgaccatatgtgcactttaatttgtaaatctatataccagcatagtaaatcagccatatttgttatgtcaggattcaatgtatattacaatggacagcaatattgctatacaataacaacaattttttgtttgcataaatttagggtgccagcatatgtcctccttttattcaaaatattgatacgtaacaaaatttcagtagttttgatacctcttgctgacttgtgcaacaaaattatttgaccgtgttgaccaaaactgaccatatgtgcacttttttttataaatctatatacccgcatagtaaatcagccatattttttcaaatttttgtttgcataaatttagggtaccagcatgtcctccttttattcaaaatttttatacgtaacaaaatttcagtagttttgatacctcttgctgacttgtgcaacaaaattatttgactgtgttgaccaaaactgaccatgtgtgcacttttttttataaatctatatacccgcatacatattaaatcagccatattttttcaaatttttgttcgcataaatttagggtgccagcatgtcctccttttattcaaaattttgatacgtaacaaagtttcagtagttttgatacctcatgttgacttgtacaacaaaattatttgactgcatcaactaaaactgaccatatgtgcactttaatttgtaaatctatataccagcatagtaaatcagccatatttgttatgtcaggattcaatgtacattgtatattacaatggacaacaatattgctatacaataacaacaattttttgtttgcataaatttagggtgccaacatatgtcctccttttattcaaaatattgatacgtaacaaaatttcagtagttttgatacctcatgctgacttgtgcaacaaaattatttgactgtgttgaccaaaactgaccatgtgagcacttttattcataaatctatataccagcatacttATATcagcaaattttttcaaatttttgtttgcataaatttagggtgccttcatgtcctccttttattcaaaattttgatacgtaacaaaatttcagtagttttgatacctcatgctgacttgtacaacaaaattatttgactgcatcaactaaaactgacaatttgtgcactttaatttctaaatctatataccagcatagttattcagccatattttttatgtcaggattcaatgtataatacaatggacagcaagaTTGTAATACAattacaacaaatttttgtttgcataaattaagggtgacagcatgtcctccttttattcaaaatattaatacgtaacaaaattacaatagttttgatacctcatgctgacttgtccggcaaaattatttgaccgcatcaacttaaactgaccatatgtgcactttaatttgtaaatctatatacccgcatagtatatcagccatattttttatgtcaggattcaatgtataatacaatggattgcaatattgcaatacaataacaccAAATTTGTGTTCCCATACATTTAGGGTGCCATcatgtcctcctttaattcaaaatattgatacgtaacaaagtttcagtagttttgatacctcatgctgaccatgctgacttgtacaacaaaattatttgaccgcatcaactaaaactgaccatatgtacacttttatttgtaaagttatatacctgtatagtaaatcagccatattttttgtgttaggattcaatgtacaatacaatggacagcaatgttgcaatacaataacaacaaatttgtgttcgcatacatttagggtgctagaatgtcctccttttattcaaaatattgatacgtatcaaaattacagtgttttgatacctcatgctgtcttgtacaacaaaatattttgagcgcttccaccaaaactgaccatatgtgcacttaaatttgtaaatctatataccatatatacccgtatagtaattcagccatattttttatgtcaggattcaatgtataatacaatggattgcaatattgcaatacaataaccagctgataacaacaaatttttgtttggcataaatttagggtgccagcatatcctccttatattcaaaatattgatacgtaacaaaatttcaatagttttgatacctcattctgacttgtacaatgaaataatttgaccgcattgaccaagaccaaaactgaccatcTTTTTTGCCATATGTGCactctaatttgtaaatctatatgccagcatagtaaatcagccatattttttcatgTCAGGATTCAATTTATAATACAATGGATagctatattgcaatacaataacaacatgaacaacaaatttttgttcgcataaatttagggtgccagcatgccctccttttattcaaaatattgatacgtaacaaaatttcagtagttttgatacctcatgctcatttgtacaacaaaatgatttgactgcattgaccaaaactgaccataaataattatgtgcactttaatttgtaaatctatataccatgtataccggcatagtaaataagccatattttttatgccaggattcaatgtataatacaatggacagtaatattgcaatataataacaacaaatttttgttcgcattaattttggatgtcagcatgtcctccttttattcaaaatattgatacgtaacaaaatttcagtagatttgatacctcatgctgacttatacaacaaaattatttgactgcatcgaccaaaaactgacctgcatatgtgcactttaatttaaaaatctatatatatccgcatagtaaatcagccatatttttgatgtctggattcaatgta contains:
- the LOC139515056 gene encoding uncharacterized protein; amino-acid sequence: MSSLLISEARYEIKKSTEKFYISVLDVQSAFDVVQHIVLMDKAIDQNIHPTYWKILTELYNGLSSKVKWLDGVSESFTIKQGVRQGGILSTHLYKIFVQDLLVELEQNSLGYHLGDIYIGAPTCADDIAFISNNEHELQIMLNVIDRYAKEHHYKIHPTKTEIIDCSKIKTDYNWTMDGKKVKTTDCSEHLGVKRTDGSENNFNVKDRIQTARRTRYALMGSGVHGTNGLNPEISYQIYRTYVIPRLIYGLEVLPLTKSNLEDLEKFHRKNLRHLQSLPERTSNAAVLLFLGALPIEAEIHKRQLSLLYSIITCDNTKIKDVMNRQIATNFDNKKSFFSKILNILELYSLPSINILQNSTPKKNAWKEEINRQIHKFWNGKLKSDAFNKTSLKYVCIDNLEIGKTAHVWKLKNQPRIEIRKSIVKSRMMTGTYILQSDKHKFTHFSTEATCQLCHTESEDIVHMITTCPVLSTIREKYFIDIKKVILDSCGPAKWNTYCNNKMEITRLILDWSNFKESLSIGMELAEKLEQKARNLLFQLHIKRIEILDARNIK